Genomic DNA from Thermotoga petrophila RKU-1:
CCGCCACGAAAAATTACCGTTATTACAGGAAAGAGCGGCACAGGAAAAACAACTCTTCTGAAGATGCTGAACAAACTTATTTCACCGGATAGTGGAGAGATTTTCTTCAAAGGCACACCATTGAAAGAGATCGATTCGGTTGAACTCAGACGGAAAGTGGTGATGCTTCCTCAGTTTCCTGTTGTGTTTCCCGGAAACGTGAAGGAAAATCTTATCTTAGGCTTGAAATTTTCTGGAAAAAAGATACCACACGATGAAGAGTTGAGAAACATCTTAAAGTTCGTTATGCTCGAAAAAGACCTGAACGATGATCCAGAAAAATTCTCCGGAGGCGAAAAACAGCGACTCGCTCTGGCAAGGGTTCTTCTCATGGATCCTGAGGTGCTGCTCCTCGATGAACCCACTTCCTCTCTGGACGAAAAAACCGGCATTGAAATCATCAAAAAAGTGTCTAACTTTGCAAAAAATCGGGAGAAAACGCTTGTCATAGTGACTCATAACCCGGAATTGAAAAAATTCGCAGATGTGTTGATCGAACTCAAAAACGGGAGGGTTTTGTGATGGGACCAGTTGATATCGGCCTGATACAGCTTTTGAGCGCCTACATTTTCGTTGTGATTCTGATGTTCATATTGAGAATAAGAAGGATACCGCGGGAAAAAGAAGTTCTGGTGGCATCCATCAGGATGACTTTCCAGCTGGTGCTGGCAGGATTTGTACTGAGTTACATACTCGATCATCCTTCACCTCTCTACACAGTTCTGGCAGTTCTCGTTATGGAGATATTCGCCATCTACAACGTTTACAAAAGGGCAAGGC
This window encodes:
- a CDS encoding ABC transporter ATP-binding protein — translated: MFVLKNVKYKDILNIEELHIPPRKITVITGKSGTGKTTLLKMLNKLISPDSGEIFFKGTPLKEIDSVELRRKVVMLPQFPVVFPGNVKENLILGLKFSGKKIPHDEELRNILKFVMLEKDLNDDPEKFSGGEKQRLALARVLLMDPEVLLLDEPTSSLDEKTGIEIIKKVSNFAKNREKTLVIVTHNPELKKFADVLIELKNGRVL